In a genomic window of Corvus hawaiiensis isolate bCorHaw1 chromosome Z, bCorHaw1.pri.cur, whole genome shotgun sequence:
- the LOC125319829 gene encoding uncharacterized protein LOC125319829 isoform X2, which produces MVSRSWIPGAAFPVVCGERTHPAPDEKAEEEQRNATSGTRCEELRRLLHGPAELRDTAPAFGRDASPSHAAPGGAGGAAPRRRDRADVTRRPCCSGRLAGTLPLTGLRRARGKGRAAPRRGQLSPPSRTPAREGRDRPQRRSAAILRDNPNLLHTGTNSSSSSCCPSRRHRPAPAGGGRRGLRRPSPSRGEGAEAGGGCARGAAQPPAAVKETLNHVSTEVPSLQERTCL; this is translated from the exons ATGGTGTCGAGAAGCTGGATCCCAGGTGCGGCTTTCCCTGTGGTCTGCGGCGAGCGGACCCATCCTGCCCCAGACGAAAAGGCGGAGGAGGAGCAGCGGAATGCGACAAGTGGCACTAGGTGCGAGGAGCTGCGGCGGCTCTTGCACGGCCCAGCTGAACTGCGGGACACCGCACCTGCTTTCGGCAGAGACGCCTCGCCAAGCCACGCAGCCCCAGGTGGCGCGGGAGGAGCGGCTCCTCGGCGCCGTGACCGGGCTGATGTCACACGGCGCCCCTGCTGCTCCGGCCGCCTGGCGGGGACGCTGCCGTTAACGGGGCTGCGCCGGGCGCGAGGGAAGGGACGAGCAGCACCGAGGAGAGGGCAGCTCAGCCCCCCCAGCCGGACCCCCGCCAGGGAGGGCCGGGACCGCCCCCAGCGCCGCTCGGCCGCCATACTGCGGGACAACCCAAACTTGTTACACACGGGCAccaactcctcctcctcctcctgttgcCCCTCCCGCCGCCACCGCCCtgcccccgccggcggggggaggagggggctgcgccggcccagccccagccgCGGGGAAGGCGCCGAGGCGGGCGGGGGCTGTGCGAGGGGAGCGGCGCAGCCCCCCGCAG ctgtcaaGGAGACTTTAAATCACGTCTCCACAGAGGTGCCGAGTTTACAAG
- the LOC125319829 gene encoding uncharacterized protein LOC125319829 isoform X3: protein MVSRSWIPGAAFPVVCGERTHPAPDEKAEEEQRNATSGTRCEELRRLLHGPAELRDTAPAFGRDASPSHAAPGGAGGAAPRRRDRADVTRRPCCSGRLAGTLPLTGLRRARGKGRAAPRRGQLSPPSRTPAREGRDRPQRRSAAILRDNPNLLHTGTNSSSSSCCPSRRHRPAPAGGGRRGLRRPSPSRGEGAEAGGGCARGAAQPPAERTCL, encoded by the coding sequence ATGGTGTCGAGAAGCTGGATCCCAGGTGCGGCTTTCCCTGTGGTCTGCGGCGAGCGGACCCATCCTGCCCCAGACGAAAAGGCGGAGGAGGAGCAGCGGAATGCGACAAGTGGCACTAGGTGCGAGGAGCTGCGGCGGCTCTTGCACGGCCCAGCTGAACTGCGGGACACCGCACCTGCTTTCGGCAGAGACGCCTCGCCAAGCCACGCAGCCCCAGGTGGCGCGGGAGGAGCGGCTCCTCGGCGCCGTGACCGGGCTGATGTCACACGGCGCCCCTGCTGCTCCGGCCGCCTGGCGGGGACGCTGCCGTTAACGGGGCTGCGCCGGGCGCGAGGGAAGGGACGAGCAGCACCGAGGAGAGGGCAGCTCAGCCCCCCCAGCCGGACCCCCGCCAGGGAGGGCCGGGACCGCCCCCAGCGCCGCTCGGCCGCCATACTGCGGGACAACCCAAACTTGTTACACACGGGCAccaactcctcctcctcctcctgttgcCCCTCCCGCCGCCACCGCCCtgcccccgccggcggggggaggagggggctgcgccggcccagccccagccgCGGGGAAGGCGCCGAGGCGGGCGGGGGCTGTGCGAGGGGAGCGGCGCAGCCCCCCGCAG
- the LOC125319829 gene encoding uncharacterized protein LOC125319829 isoform X1, translating to MVSRSWIPGAAFPVVCGERTHPAPDEKAEEEQRNATSGTRCEELRRLLHGPAELRDTAPAFGRDASPSHAAPGGAGGAAPRRRDRADVTRRPCCSGRLAGTLPLTGLRRARGKGRAAPRRGQLSPPSRTPAREGRDRPQRRSAAILRDNPNLLHTGTNSSSSSCCPSRRHRPAPAGGGRRGLRRPSPSRGEGAEAGGGCARGAAQPPAAVKETLNHVSTEVPSLQETKAIVADGDGGSCFQNK from the exons ATGGTGTCGAGAAGCTGGATCCCAGGTGCGGCTTTCCCTGTGGTCTGCGGCGAGCGGACCCATCCTGCCCCAGACGAAAAGGCGGAGGAGGAGCAGCGGAATGCGACAAGTGGCACTAGGTGCGAGGAGCTGCGGCGGCTCTTGCACGGCCCAGCTGAACTGCGGGACACCGCACCTGCTTTCGGCAGAGACGCCTCGCCAAGCCACGCAGCCCCAGGTGGCGCGGGAGGAGCGGCTCCTCGGCGCCGTGACCGGGCTGATGTCACACGGCGCCCCTGCTGCTCCGGCCGCCTGGCGGGGACGCTGCCGTTAACGGGGCTGCGCCGGGCGCGAGGGAAGGGACGAGCAGCACCGAGGAGAGGGCAGCTCAGCCCCCCCAGCCGGACCCCCGCCAGGGAGGGCCGGGACCGCCCCCAGCGCCGCTCGGCCGCCATACTGCGGGACAACCCAAACTTGTTACACACGGGCAccaactcctcctcctcctcctgttgcCCCTCCCGCCGCCACCGCCCtgcccccgccggcggggggaggagggggctgcgccggcccagccccagccgCGGGGAAGGCGCCGAGGCGGGCGGGGGCTGTGCGAGGGGAGCGGCGCAGCCCCCCGCAG ctgtcaaGGAGACTTTAAATCACGTCTCCACAGAGGTGCCGAGTTTACAAG aaacaaaagccATTGTAGCTGATGGGGACGGCGGTAGCTGCTTCCAGAACAAATGA